One stretch of Oncorhynchus gorbuscha isolate QuinsamMale2020 ecotype Even-year linkage group LG21, OgorEven_v1.0, whole genome shotgun sequence DNA includes these proteins:
- the LOC124008056 gene encoding C-X-C chemokine receptor type 1-like, whose protein sequence is MTELEQSYVLDYDYNSANDSYYFNITSFDLDFNTFSCAAQPLSPGAVIFLCVLHIAIFLLAVPGNLLVGLVIGFSQQSLTPSDVFLFHLTVADGLLALTLPFWAAATLHGWIFGDFLCKFLSLVMEASFYTSILFLVCISVDRYLVIVRPAKARQGRRRACRWYACTFIWALGGALSLPALFNDAFTPQSGGPTRCAEHFDLSSATHWRLATRGLRHILGFLLPLVIMVACYSITVARLLQTSGFQKHRAMRVIIAVVFTFLLCWTPLHMTVMADTLMRAKLVHFDCAVRNRVDLALQVTHSLALVHSFVNPVLYAFVGEKFRGNLGALVRKSRGPERGSSSRFSRSTSQTSEGNGLL, encoded by the exons ATGACAG AGCTAGAACAATCATATGTCCTGGACTATGATTACAATTCAGCCAACGACTCCTATTACTTCAACATCACCTCCTTTGACCTGGACTTTAACACATTCTCCTGTGCTGCTCAGCCCCTTTCTCCCGGTGCCGTCATATTCCTGTGTGTCCTTCACATCGCCATCTTCCTATTGGCTGTTCCTGGTAACCTACTTGTGGGGCTCGTGATTGGCTTCAGTCAACAGTCCCTGACCCCATCCGACGTCTTCCTGTTTCACCTGACTGTAGCCGACGGGCTGCTGGCTCTGACCCTGCCCTTCTGGGCTGCTGCCACGCTCCACGGATGGATCTTTGGTGACTTCCTGTGTAAGTTCCTCAGCCTGGTTATGGAGGCTAGCTTCTACACCAGCATCCTGTTCCTGGTGTGTATCAGTGTCGACCGCTACCTGGTGATCGTCCGCCCAGCCAAGGCCCGTCAGGGGCGCCGAAGGGCCTGCAGATGGTACGCCTGCACCTTCATCTGGGCTCTGGGGggcgccctctctctccctgccctcttcaACGACGCCTTCACGCCCCAGAGCGGTGGTCCGACGAGGTGTGCTGAGCACTTCGACCTCAGCAGCGCCACCCACTGGCGGCTCGCTACTCGCGGCCTACGCCACATCCTAGGGTTCCTGCTCCCACTAGTCATCATGGTGGCATGCTACAGCATCACCGTGGCCCGGTTGCTGCAGACGAGCGGCTTCCAGAAGCACAGGGCCATGCGGGTCATCATTGCCGTGGTGTTCACCTTCCTCCTGTGCTGGACGCCGTTACACATGACGGTGATGGCCGACACCCTGATGAGGGCCAAGCTGGTGCACTTCGACTGTGCTGTGAGGAACAGGGTGGACCTGGCCCTCCAGGTCACCCACAGCCTGGCCCTGGTCCACAGCTTTGTTAACCCAGTGCTGTATGCCTTCGTGGGGGAGAAGTTCAGGGGGAACCTGGGTGCCCTGGTCAGGAAGTCACGGGGACCAGAGAGGGGGTCGTCGTCTCGATTTAGCAGGTCCACATCCCAGACCTCAGAAGGGAATGGACTGTTATGA